A genomic stretch from Acidimicrobiales bacterium includes:
- a CDS encoding pilus assembly protein TadG-related protein: MVFGTVIVLAVAGLVYDGGGLIAAKRQAINNAEEAARAGAQAIDTNTLMATGTVQLDPTAAVGRAEAFLAANGLTGTATATTSSVNVTVTQHQTLAFLHSLGVSDRTITGTATAQPHHDLARS, encoded by the coding sequence ATGGTGTTCGGGACCGTGATCGTCCTCGCCGTTGCCGGGCTCGTGTACGACGGTGGCGGCCTCATCGCCGCCAAGCGACAGGCGATCAACAACGCGGAGGAGGCCGCCCGCGCCGGCGCCCAGGCCATCGACACCAACACGCTGATGGCGACCGGCACCGTTCAGCTCGACCCCACCGCTGCGGTGGGGCGCGCCGAAGCGTTCCTCGCGGCGAACGGCTTGACCGGGACCGCCACCGCGACCACGTCGTCGGTGAACGTGACCGTCACCCAACACCAGACACTGGCGTTCCTTCACAGTCTCGGCGTCAGCGACAGAACCATCACCGGGACCGCCACCGCCCAACCCCACCACGACCTCGCCAGGAGCTGA
- a CDS encoding pilus assembly protein — protein MSRPVQRDRGSVTTEMVLVVPIAIALLCLVAFVGRTTTTRQILDGAARDASRAASQQRDPTSARLAALDSATSTITQSGLRCASTSIELDTDRFAPGGQVTAHVACEVSLRDLGLLALPGSRRVTAAASSVLDTYRATR, from the coding sequence ATGAGCCGACCCGTCCAACGAGATCGGGGGTCGGTGACCACCGAGATGGTGCTTGTCGTCCCCATCGCCATCGCGTTGCTGTGTCTCGTGGCGTTCGTAGGGCGAACCACCACTACCCGCCAGATCCTCGATGGGGCCGCCCGCGACGCCTCCCGTGCCGCCAGCCAGCAACGCGACCCCACCTCGGCCCGGCTAGCAGCGCTCGACAGCGCCACGTCGACGATCACACAGTCCGGGCTCCGCTGCGCGTCCACGAGCATCGAGCTCGACACCGACCGGTTCGCACCCGGAGGGCAGGTCACCGCACACGTTGCCTGCGAGGTGAGCCTCCGCGACCTCGGTCTGCTCGCACTACCGGGCAGTCGTCGTGTCACCGCCGCCGCGAGCTCCGTTCTCGACACTTACCGGGCGACCCGATGA
- a CDS encoding pilus assembly protein, translating into MAIAMPMLLVLVLVSVHLALWFHARQIVTAAAQEAARSARAYDAADSDGYARAEQILTGLGTRSVTSPTVAVTRGGGIVTATVTGHSPVVIPGLVLDVSATSRSPIEEFTP; encoded by the coding sequence GTGGCCATCGCGATGCCGATGCTGTTGGTGCTGGTGCTTGTCTCGGTGCACCTTGCGCTGTGGTTCCATGCCCGGCAGATCGTGACCGCAGCAGCACAAGAAGCCGCCCGCTCCGCTCGCGCCTATGACGCGGCCGACTCTGATGGCTACGCGCGAGCCGAGCAGATCCTCACCGGGCTCGGCACCCGGTCGGTCACGAGCCCCACCGTGGCCGTCACCCGTGGCGGAGGGATCGTCACTGCGACGGTCACTGGTCATTCCCCCGTAGTGATCCCAGGGCTCGTGCTTGACGTGTCCGCCACCAGCCGCTCCCCGATCGAGGAATTCACCCCATGA
- a CDS encoding type II secretion system F family protein, with protein sequence MTGWPVGVALAAAGGLWAPSAIDARARRGVAQARLEAIATWTEQLRDVVAAAAGLEQAVIATATFAPAAIRDEVDGLAASLKAGTSPRTALRRFADLVNDPAGDLVVAALILAAEGSPRQLADLLGRLASSSRDTVRMRLRVETGRARTRSSVKLVTSITVAFSVGIVVFNPAYVDAYQGFVGQVVLGAVAAFFVGAYWWLAHTSREPIHGRFLTTGARTGETVR encoded by the coding sequence GTGACTGGCTGGCCCGTCGGCGTGGCGCTCGCCGCCGCAGGGGGCCTCTGGGCACCCTCAGCAATCGACGCCCGGGCCCGACGCGGGGTCGCACAGGCCCGGCTCGAAGCGATCGCGACCTGGACCGAGCAGCTGCGCGACGTCGTAGCCGCCGCCGCAGGTCTGGAGCAGGCGGTCATCGCCACCGCCACCTTCGCACCAGCCGCGATCCGTGACGAGGTCGACGGACTGGCCGCGTCACTGAAGGCCGGGACCTCACCACGAACCGCTCTGCGTCGCTTTGCCGACCTCGTGAATGATCCGGCGGGTGACCTGGTCGTCGCCGCGCTGATCCTGGCGGCCGAGGGTTCGCCGCGTCAGCTGGCTGATCTGCTGGGTCGGCTGGCGTCGAGCAGCCGTGACACCGTGCGGATGCGGCTACGGGTCGAAACCGGGCGGGCCCGAACCCGCAGCTCGGTGAAGCTCGTCACCTCGATCACTGTGGCGTTCTCGGTTGGGATCGTCGTGTTCAACCCGGCCTACGTCGACGCGTACCAGGGGTTCGTCGGCCAGGTCGTCCTGGGGGCCGTCGCCGCGTTCTTCGTCGGGGCCTACTGGTGGCTCGCCCACACCTCTCGCGAGCCCATCCACGGCCGGTTCCTCACCACCGGGGCCCGTACCGGGGAGACGGTCCGATGA
- the tadA gene encoding Flp pilus assembly complex ATPase component TadA: MDELRTSGVGDEVAGWRENALAAGQTVTGDDQRQFALSVIHRRLRRVAERDIANGVGAFTAAEDDEIAQAVLDDMFGAGMLDRLLADPMVENIDAVGCDRVWVSYADGRKELGPQLWRTDAEMIEHLRRLGARTGQSERRFDHASVDLNLQLASGARLFAVMAVTERPCVSVRRHRKATASLDELRGGGTFDRRLEEFLIAAVRARLNVLVAGGTNAGKTTLLRALLAQTDPAERLITIEDNRELNLPACAPGHLDLVEMEAREPNTEGEGAVTMADLVRMGLRMNPSRVIVGEVRGAEVIPMLNAMSQGNDGSMCTIHASSSDGVFDRIAAYCIQAPERLDRIAANLLAANAVDLVVFVAQALTSDGPVRRVTSVREVVGADDHLVVTNEIFRLDSREQAAVPTGVPLRPDTAQRLRAVGYAWVPATSGPMS, from the coding sequence GTGGACGAGCTGCGAACGAGCGGCGTCGGCGACGAAGTTGCCGGTTGGCGGGAAAACGCTCTGGCTGCCGGCCAGACGGTGACCGGGGATGACCAGCGACAATTCGCCCTGTCGGTGATCCACCGGCGACTGCGCCGCGTCGCCGAGCGAGACATCGCCAACGGCGTCGGCGCGTTCACAGCCGCGGAGGACGACGAGATCGCCCAGGCGGTGCTCGATGACATGTTCGGCGCCGGCATGTTGGATCGCCTGCTGGCTGATCCGATGGTGGAGAACATCGACGCTGTCGGCTGTGATCGGGTGTGGGTCTCCTATGCCGACGGTCGCAAGGAGCTCGGCCCGCAGCTGTGGCGCACCGACGCCGAGATGATCGAGCACCTCCGCCGTCTCGGTGCCCGCACCGGGCAGAGCGAACGGCGCTTCGACCACGCGTCGGTCGACTTGAACCTGCAGCTTGCGTCGGGAGCTCGGCTGTTCGCGGTGATGGCCGTGACTGAACGACCGTGTGTGTCGGTCCGTCGCCACCGCAAGGCCACGGCGTCGCTCGACGAGCTGCGCGGCGGCGGCACCTTCGATCGGCGGCTTGAGGAGTTTCTGATCGCGGCGGTCCGGGCCCGGTTGAACGTCCTTGTAGCCGGGGGAACCAACGCGGGCAAGACCACGCTGTTGCGGGCCCTGTTAGCCCAGACCGACCCTGCCGAGCGGCTCATCACCATCGAGGACAACCGCGAGCTCAACCTCCCGGCATGCGCCCCCGGGCATCTCGATCTCGTCGAGATGGAAGCCCGGGAGCCCAACACCGAGGGGGAGGGCGCGGTGACCATGGCGGACCTGGTGCGCATGGGCCTGCGCATGAACCCATCAAGGGTGATCGTCGGGGAGGTCCGAGGGGCCGAGGTGATCCCGATGCTCAACGCGATGTCCCAGGGCAACGACGGATCGATGTGCACGATCCACGCCTCCTCGAGCGACGGGGTCTTCGACCGGATCGCCGCGTACTGCATCCAGGCCCCTGAACGGCTCGATCGCATCGCAGCCAACCTCCTCGCGGCGAACGCTGTCGACCTGGTCGTCTTCGTGGCCCAGGCCCTGACCTCAGACGGTCCCGTGCGGCGGGTGACATCGGTGCGCGAGGTCGTCGGCGCGGATGACCACCTTGTGGTGACCAACGAGATCTTCCGCCTTGACTCTCGTGAGCAGGCGGCAGTTCCGACGGGAGTCCCATTGCGGCCCGACACCGCGCAACGGCTTCGCGCCGTCGGCTACGCGTGGGTTCCCGCCACGAGCGGACCGATGTCGTGA
- a CDS encoding SAF domain-containing protein gives MALVAVGCMAVSIVAFVGLQLSSSDRSPVLVVARPVAAGTAIADEDLTVAQVSADPALNPIPLSARSSVLGRTAAVDLTPGTLLVDAAMGQARVLDAGEAIVGIAVTATSAPTGSMAVGDRVQLVETAAPGSTGAAAGSGRAVLADGRITDLGGTSTTSSSGAVPLAVAVPAAAAPSIAAASAGGRIAVVVVP, from the coding sequence TTGGCGCTGGTCGCCGTCGGTTGTATGGCGGTGTCGATCGTTGCGTTCGTGGGCCTTCAGTTGTCGTCGTCGGATCGCTCCCCGGTCCTCGTTGTCGCCCGGCCGGTGGCGGCGGGCACGGCGATCGCTGACGAGGACTTGACCGTTGCCCAGGTGTCTGCGGATCCAGCGTTGAATCCCATCCCGCTGTCGGCCAGGAGCTCGGTGCTTGGGCGCACCGCGGCAGTTGATCTGACCCCGGGAACCCTGCTGGTGGATGCGGCGATGGGTCAGGCTCGGGTGCTCGATGCTGGCGAGGCGATCGTCGGGATTGCCGTGACAGCGACGTCCGCACCAACCGGGTCGATGGCGGTCGGCGACCGGGTCCAGTTGGTGGAAACCGCCGCGCCAGGATCCACAGGCGCCGCAGCAGGGTCTGGCCGTGCTGTGTTGGCCGACGGTCGGATCACCGACCTCGGAGGAACATCGACCACGTCGAGCTCGGGAGCGGTGCCGCTTGCTGTCGCGGTACCGGCGGCGGCGGCGCCGTCGATCGCAGCGGCGTCGGCCGGAGGTCGTATCGCTGTGGTGGTGGTGCCGTGA
- a CDS encoding helix-turn-helix transcriptional regulator, whose product MTISAQQHSPTLRGDDRALLELSDVLGVVSGKWIPALLCELAGGPKRNFQLRHATRPISAKALSDSLRRLVRDGLVTRVVHDDGGGPAGLGYALTPFGYEVVDLLAVLDEWTQRHYPTMVASRSLVDDELEVS is encoded by the coding sequence ATGACGATCTCGGCTCAGCAGCACTCACCCACGTTGCGTGGCGATGATCGGGCGCTGCTCGAGCTCTCCGATGTGCTCGGCGTCGTGTCAGGCAAGTGGATCCCTGCGTTGCTCTGTGAGCTGGCGGGTGGCCCGAAGCGGAACTTTCAGCTTCGACATGCGACGCGCCCTATCAGCGCCAAGGCGCTGTCGGATTCGCTTCGGCGCCTTGTCCGCGATGGCCTGGTCACGCGGGTCGTGCACGATGACGGCGGTGGACCTGCGGGGCTCGGCTACGCCCTCACCCCGTTCGGCTACGAGGTGGTCGATCTGCTGGCTGTCCTCGACGAGTGGACGCAACGGCACTACCCGACGATGGTGGCGAGCAGGAGCTTGGTCGACGATGAGCTCGAGGTGAGCTGA